The genomic segment GCCAACAGATTTTTCAGCGCCTGGGACGAGAAATTAGTGGAATAGGCGTTGACCAAAAAGAACAAGGGCTGATCGGACAATATTTTGCCGCAGTTATGTATCAGTTCCGGCACGTCGTCCCCAAAACGGAAGATCTTTCCCTTGTGGTCCCGGCCGAACGAAGGCGGATCCATGATCACCGCGTCGTACCGGGCCTTTCGTTTTACCTCCCGTTCCACGAACTTTGAGCAATCGTCCACTATCCAGCGGAAGGATGTTTCTTCCATTCCCGAGAGGGCGGCGTTGTGCCTGGCCCACAGGGTGGCCGGCTTGGAGGAATCCACTTGGGTCACCCTGGCCCCGGCCGCGGCGGCGGCCACAGTAGCCGCCCCGGTATAACCGAATAAATTCAGGACATTGGGCCGGTATCCGCATTCTCTGATCAGCTTTCCGCACCAGTCCCAGTTGACCGCCTGCTCGGGAAAGATGCCGGTGTGTTTGTAAGGCGAAAGCTTCAGTTCGAACTTTAAATTCCCGTAGCTGAAGATCCACGGTTTATCCGCCCAGTTATTTAATTCCCAATTACCATTAACGAATCGTGCATCCGCTTTGCGCCATGCCGAGTCATCCAGCTTCTGCTCCCAGACGGCATTGGGTTCTGGCCGCGAGATGAGCCGCCCGGAAAAGCGCTCCAGCTTTTGCCCCCGGCCGCTGTCCAGCAGCTGATGATCTTTAAGATTTGCAGGATGGAAGATATTCATGAAATGATGATACTATAAAAAGGGCGGGGCAGTCAACAAATATTCTACAAGCTATAAGCTGTACGCTGACCCCTATGTTTAGAAGTTGCGTTGTTTTTGTTGACAAGATATATATTTATGATATAATTCTCATACAAACGGCCCGTTAACCATTTCATATTTTTCAATTTACCAAGATGTGCGGAGTCTGCGGAATATTCAACCATGAAAAGGCCTCCGAGGTGCTTTACCTGGGGCTTTTTGCCCTGCAGCACCGGGGGCAGGATAACGCCGGGATGGCGGTGTGGGACGGCCAGCAGTCCATGATCGTCAAGGACAAGGGGCTGGTGTTCGACATCTTCAAGCCCGGGGTGCTGGCGGAGCTCAAGGGAAGGATGGGCATCGGCCATACCCGGTATCCCACCGCCGGGGACAGCTCCATCGCCAACGCCCAGCCCCATTATGCCGAAACCAGGGAAGGCCGGATGGTGATAGTATCCAACGGCGACATCACCAACATGCTGGAGCAGACCCGCTACCTTAAGTCCCAGGGATTCACCCCCTACGGATCCAACGACGCCGAGGTGATCGTGGCCAGCATCGCCTGCTACTATGAGCAGGAGCGCGACATGGCCAAGGCCGTCAAAAGGATGATGGAGACGGTGCTGGGCAGTTATTCGGCCATTTTGATGTTCAAAGGCACCATGTACGTCTTCCGCGACCCGCTGGGCATACGTCCTTTGGCCATGGGGCACAAGGGGGCGACCAGGATATTCGCCTCCGAAAGCTGCGCCATCGACACCATCGGAGGCATTTTTGAGCGCGAGGTGGCACCGGGCGAACTGCTGACAGTCACTGACCAGGGGCTGGAAAGCCGGATATTGGTGGACAAAAAACCATATAAACACTGCGTTTTTGAGCATATTTACTTCTCCCGGCCCGACAGCGTGATCTTCGGCGAAAGCGTGGCCAAAAAGAGGTTCATGATGGGCCAGCGCCTGGCCAGCGAGCAGTACACCGGGGCCGATTTCGTGATGCCGGTGCCCGATTCATCAAACAACGCCGCCCTGGGCTTTGCCGAGGAGAACGGCATACCATACAAGCTGGCCCTTATCCGAAGCCACTACATCGGGCGCACTTTCATAGGCTCCACTCAGGAAATCCGGGATTTTGCCGTCAGGCTGAAGTTCAACCCGGTCAAAAGCATCGTGGCCGGCAAGAAGGCAGCGGTAGTGGACGATTCCATAGTCAGGGGGACCACCTCCAAGAAGATTATGGGGATGATCCGGGAGGCCGGGGCCGGCCAGGTACATCTGAGGATCGCTTCTCCGCCCATCAAACATCCCTGTTTTTATGGGGTGGATACACCCCGGATCAGCGAACTGATAGCCTCTACCAAGTCGGTGGAGGAGATCCGGGAGTTTGTGGGGGTGGAGAGCCTTAATTACCTGACATTGGCCGGGCTTAAATCCTGTCTAGAAAGGCCCCAGGACTTCTGTTTCGCCTGCCTGGACGGGAAATACCCTATAGAGCCGCCGTCAACCAAGTAACCTGGAACGCAGACTTCGGCGTGAGCTCAGTCGAACGCTACCCGCCGATTGATTTCGATTGACGCTGATATTTAAAAGAATGATCTGCGTTTATCCGCGTCCAATAATGGTATTACTGCTATTTACCAATGATAGGATAACCATTTTGCCGCAATTTATGCATAAAACGGGCCAAGTATTTCATTTTTCACCATCCGTGCCAGATAAAAATAAAATATTGCAAAATAATTTTTTAAAACTATTGACTTTAAAATAAAAATGTGGTTATATAATAAAAAGAAGGAGAAAGGTCCAAATGTCAAAATTTAAAAGTCTTATAATCCTGGTTCTATCGGTCGCTTTTGTACCGGCCCTGCTGTGGGCGGGCGGACAGAGCTATAATTACTACGAGAACGGGCTGGAATACATGAAGAAAGCCCAGTGGGACCGGGCCATTGACGAGTTCAAGAGCGCTGTTTCCCTGGAATTCACCGACCGGCCCAATTTTAAGACATACGGAATGCATTTCATAGACTATTTCCCCCACCGGGAGATGGCCATCTGCTACTACAATCTGGGCGATCTGGACAAGGCCAAAAAGGAAATGGAGCTGTCCATGGCTTTCAAATCCACCGGCCGCTCCAAGGATTACTGGGCCAGGATCAGCAAGGGCGAAGCCCCGCCAACCACAGTGGTTTCCCGGGCCGAAGATGAGAACCTGGCCAGGGAAAGGGCCCGGTTGGATGCCGAGAAAAAACGCATAGCCGAAGAGCAGGCAGCCCTGGATGCCCGCAAACGGGATATGAGCGCCGAAGCCGCCCGCAAAGCGGCTCAGGAGGAACTGAAGCTGGCTGCCCAGCGCGACAGTATAGAACGGGCAGAACGTCAGCACCAGGCAGTGGCCCTGGACAAGGGCAAACTGCCGGTGGGCGCCTTAACTTATGATCCTTCCAGGGTCACCCAGGTCGGCTCCCGGCTGTCCATAGCTGTTCTGCCGTTCGACAACCGGAGCGGCAATGCCGAGGTCACCAACACCGTCCAGGACAAGATGATCACCTCGCTTTACAGCCTTAAACGGTTCAAGATCATCGAGCGTTCCCAGATCGACAAGGTCTTAAGCGAGCAGAAGCTGGGCATGACCGGGGCCCTGGATCCGGCCAAGGCCGTCAAAGTGGGCAAGATCATAGGGGTGGACGCAATCCTGATGGGCTCCATTTCCTCCACCGCCACAGGGATCGGCATGGACGCCCGGCTGATTGACACCGAAAGCAGCGGCGTGATCACCGCCAAGGACGCTTACAGCGGCCAGAACACCCTCCAGGACATCAAGACCATGGCCACCGACATCTCCATCCAGATATACAACGACATTCCGCTGGTGGAAGGCTATGTCATCAAGTCCAATCCCACCGGCGAGGTGTTTTTGGATATCGGCACCGCCAAGGGCATGCGCAAGGGAATGAAGGTGGTGGTTTACAAGGAAGGCGAGGAGATCAAGCATCCGGTTACCGGCGAGATCCTGGGCAAGCAGGTGACCAAAGTGGCCGAGCTGCTTTTGAACGAGGTTCAGGAAAAAATGTCCGAGGCTCAGATACTGGAAAAGGAAGCCGGGCAGACCCTGACCGTCGGCCAGAAGGTGGTGGCCAAGTAATCGGGCTTAAAAATCACGATTTTGAAATCGTATTAACTGGCATAAAAAGAAAAACACAAACCTAATTTCAAAAGGAGAAAAACATGCGTAAAATTGGTCTGGTATTGGCCATTTTGGCTTTGGTTGCATTGCCGGCGATGGCCCAGGATATGAACATCATGGGTGCCGGCGCCAGGGCACACGGTATGGGCGGGGCCTTTATCGCTATCGCAGATGACGCCACCGCGATTTCCTGGAACCCGGCCGGCATAGCCAACCTGGACAGGCCTGAGGCCTCAGCGGTCGGCTTGTTCAATATGAAAACCTTTAAGAATGAGTGGTCATACAACGATCCTACCATACCATATGACACAGCAGGAACCGCGGAGAACAGCGTCAGCCACATTGCCCCTAACTTTTTCAGTCTGGCGGTGCCATTCAAGGCTGCTGACCGTAATCTGGTTATAGCAGTTGCTTACAACCGGATGATCGATTTTGGCGAAGCTAAGTCAGAGGATACACTGATTGGCGGGATTAAATACGAATCGAGCTACAAACAAACCGGTGGAATTGATGCCATATCTCCGGCCATCGCTTTCCAACTAACACCAAAGGTTTCATTGGGCTTAACAGCTAATATTATTGTCAACGGTTCAACTTATACTGAAGAAGAGAGCGGTACAGACGGTTATAATTATGAATATGAAGAAACCATGGATTTTTCTGGTTTCAACATGCATATGGGAATGCTGGCCCAGGTTAATAAGCAACTAAGCTTAGGCTTAGCCTACCGGATGCCTTTTGAGTTGACCCGCGAAAGTTCATGGGAGTGGTCAGAAACAATTCCGGGAATCGGGACCACCACCGGCGATGGCGAGGATTTGTATGAACAAACATGGACCATGCCCTGGATGTTGGGTGTCGGTTTGGCCTTCAGGCCTTCCGAAAATATGACCTTGGCTTTTGATTACGAACGCAGAAACTTTAGCAGTACAGAGTATACCTATGGCCCATCTCCTTCTGTTGAAATGGGCTGGAATAATGTCAATCAGTTCCGGGTTGGCATGGAATACTTGTTTGTGGGTCCGAATGCTGTTTTCCCAATTCGACTGGGCTTCAGGACAAACCCCCAGGTTGAATACGCTATTCAGCGTTTTACCGATGCCAGTTGGATTGACACTGACGATTCCACCGGGATGAACGGCATGGTCTTTACCGGCGGTTTTGGCATGAAATTCGGCAATATCTGGCTGGATCTGGCCGCGGAATACGGAATCACCACGGTTTATAGTTATGAGCATACCTATTGGGATAACACAATATACAAGGATGAAACCAAGGAAAATTCCCTGAATTTGCTGGCTTCTTGCATCGTTCATTTCTAACCGCAAATAAAATAACGAAATTCAACATTAACCCGGCAGGAGGTGGTGACGTTAAACCGCGGTAGACACTGAATATTTTGCTTTAGCAATTTTTGGTAAATCAAATATAAGGAGCATAATTTAAATGTTTAAGAAAACTTTGGCCTTGCTGGCCATACTCGGCTTTGCCTCTCTGGCTTTGGCCCAGGTGGAACAGAACATCCAGGGCGCCGGCATGATTGACTGGACCGACCAGTCGGTTAAATCCACTGGCATCGGAGCCTTGAACCCCAAGCTTCCGCCTTCGGCCCAGCGCAAGAACGCCCTGCGGGCCGCCCAGCTTGACGCCATGCGCAACATGATCGAGACCCTCAACGGCGTGCTGCTGACCTCCGAGACCACGGTGGAGAACGCCATGATGAGCTCCGATATCATCAAGACCCGGGTGGACGGCATTGTCAAGAACTTCCGCTTTACCTCCAAGCCCCGTTACATGTCGGATGGTTCGGTGGAAGTGGACATGGAAATGCTGCTGACCGGCAAGGTGGGCGACGTGCTTTATCCAGAACAGATGGGCGGCAAGACCCCCACCTACCAGAATCTGCCTTCCAGCTTTAACGCCCAGGAGCCCCAGACTTACACCGGCCTGATCATCGACGCCAGCGCCACCGATGCCATGCCGGCCATGGTGCCCAACGTCCTTGATGAATCGGGCGAGGGAATCTACGGGGAAGATTTCGTTCCCCGTGAAGCTGCGGTCAAGAACGGCGTGGTGATCTACGCCAAGACCATGGAAGAAGCCAGGGCCAATGCCGCCCGGGTTGGCAGCAATCCGCTGGTGATCAAGGCCGTCAAATCCTCGGGACTCAACAAGGCCGATCTGATCATTGCCGACAACGATGTGGAGAACGTGGCCGTGATAGCCGACAACACAGACATCTATGATAACTGCCGGGTGATCATAGTCCTGAAACAGTAACTGGCCGGTCACGGGAACAAACATAAAAGGGAGAGCGAGCCTTTTAAAAGGAAAATTTTTAAAACGCCGTTCTCCCTTTTGACTGCCGGCTTGACGGCCCAAGTTGATCAAACCGGATTTTGATCCTAACACTATAAAAAGGAATATCCAGGCAAAATGAAAAAAATATTATACTCAATTCTATCTCTTCTGATGTTCTTCGGTATGGCGTTTGCCCAGGAAGCAATGCAAACAATTACCACCGATGGCACTGCCTCGGTCCTGAATGGCGATAAGGCCCAGGCCCGGGACGTGGCCACCCAGGATGCCCTGCGCAATGCGGTGGAGCAGGTGACCGGGGCTGTTATCAGTTCCAGTACCATAGTGGAGAACGCAATGGTGGTGGAGGACAACATCTATTCCAAGGCCAAGGGCTACGTCAAGAACTACTCCATTGTCAGCGAGGGCGAGGCCGACGGGGGCTTAAGCTACAACGTCACGGTCAAGGCACTGGTGCGGTCCGGCGCCATCAAGGAAGATATGGCCGACATCATTCGCGGCGCCGGCAACCCCAAGCTGATGGTGCTGATCACCGAAAGCAACGTGGGGAGCTCGGCCATCGGAGGGATCGACGCCCAGCTGGGCACGGCCGAGAACACCATCATCGAAGCCATGCGCAACAAGGGGTTTGACTTTGTGGATCCCGAGACCGCCGAGAAGAGCATCCGGCGGGACAAGGCCCTGGCGGCCCTGGACGGGGACGCCCAGGCGGCGGCCTTCATCGGGGAACGGGCCGGAGCCGAGGTGATCATCACCGGCAAATCCTTCGCCAAGGAAGCCACGGCGGCCAACGACATGCTGGGAGGGATGAAGTCCATCCAGGCCACGGTCTCGGTCAAGGCCTTCAACACCGATGACGGACGGATCCTGGTGTCCAAGGTGGAGACCGGGCGGGCGGTCCATATCGAGGAGATCACCGGCGGCACCAAAGCCATAGAGCAGGCCTCCGCCAAACTGGCCGATTACCTGGCCGAGGAGATCGTCAAAAAATTCGCCCGGGGCGGGAACACCGTCACCCTCAACGTCACCGGAGCCTCCAATTACGATCTGTACCAGGAGCTGATCAACATTCTAAAATACGAGGTCCGGGGGGTCAAGGCGGTCAACGACCGGGAGATCACCGGCAACACCGGGCTGGTGGAGGTGGAGACCAAATTCAACAGCAGCCAGCTGGCCCAGGAACTGCTTTACAAGAATTTTACAAAGTTCTCGGTCAAGATATTAAGCCGGACCGCCAACCGCATCAATCTACGGCTGACGGCCAAGAAGACAAGACAAGCAACCTCACAATAAGGGAGAATAAAGATGTCCGGAATCAATAAGAACAACGCCGGTCTGCTATGGCTGCTGGCCGCGGTTCTGCTGGTCAGCCTGACGGTTACCACGGTGCAGCTTACCGCCAAAGCCACCCCAGTAGCCAAGGTTTCCTTCGTGGTTGGCGATGTCAAGACCCAGAAACCGGAAAAGAACGACTGGAAAAAGGTGACCTTTGACCAGCCGCTGGCGGCCGGGGAAAAGGTAAAAAGCACCGAGGATGCCCGGGCCGAGATAGCCTTCTCGGACGGCAGCATCATCCGGGTGGATGCCAACACTCAGCTGGCCATAGAAGAACTGAGCAAAAGCCCCAAGAAGGGTCTGTCGGCCTCGGGCAAGGTCTGGAGCGGCAAGGTCTGGGCCAACGTCAACAAGGTCAGCAAGAAGAGCAAATTCGAGCTGGAGTCCCCCACCGCGGTGGCCGCGGTCCGGGGCACTGTCTACCGGATGACGGTTATGCCGGACAGCAGCACCAAGGTGGCTGTTTACCAGGGCGAGGTAAAGGTGGAGGTCAATCCAGACTTCTTTGCCAACCAGAAGAAGAAACAAGGAGGCCGGGAGGGCGAGATCGAGGGCCCGCAGGAGATAGCCGGGCCGCGTGAGGTAAAGCTGGAGCAGTGGATCCAGATCGTCAAGGCCCAGATGGAGATCACCATCAACGCCGACGGCACCTATGGCATAGTCAACTTCAATCCCATCATCGACAGTCAGGATGAGTGGGTGAAGTGGAACCAGGAACGGGACATGAAACTGGGCCGCAAACAGTAAACTTAGCCACAAAGACACGGAGACACAGAGCTTTTCAATCCTTTGCGTTCTTTGCGTCTTAGCGGTTAAATAATATCGGAGAGCTTAATGAAGAAATTTCTGGCATTGGCTGCAGTCATTGTTCTGGCTGTGGTTTCCTGCGGTCCGGTAATCGTGTTAATCCGCCGGACGGAAAAACCCCGGCTGGAGATCCCGGCCATCAAGCGGGTGGCGGTGGTCGATTTTGTCGACCCCTACAACCGCAACCTGGGTCCGGGAGTGGGCAATGTGCTGGTCTCCAAGCTGGCCGAACAGGGATATTACGAGATGATGGAGCGGGAGAAGATCAATTCGGTGATGTCCGAGCACAAGTTCAACCTGACCGGGGCGGTGGACCCCAATACGGTTAAGCTATTGGGCGGTCTGCTGGGGGTAGACGCTATCATCACCGGCGAGATACTGGCCTACAAGGTGGAAACCTCCAAACGGACAGAGAAGGTGGAGCGCAAGGAGGGCACCGGCCGCTACGAGGAGGTGGAGAAGACCAACCCCTTTAACAAGAAGAAATACAAGGTCAAGGAAGAGATAATGAAGACGGTGCTGGTGGACGAGGAACGGACCACCAAAAGCGGCACGGTATCCATCAACTACCGCCTGATAGACATCGTTTCCGGCAAGGTGGTGGCCAGCAAGTCCCAGTCGGCCAGCTACAACAAATGGTTCAAGGACAATGTTCCCGGCGATGACCAGATCTTAAGCGGCCTGCTGAACGAGGTCACCGATGCTTTTGTGGGCGACATCTCTCCCCACTATGTCAACGTTGCCAAAAGGCTGATGAAGAGCAAGGCCGATCCCAACGACATCGGCAGCAAGTATGCCAAGGCCGGTGAATGGCAGAGGGCGGCGGAGATATGGGAGCGCTCGGCCTCATCCCTGCCCGGTGATCCCGGCCTGTGGCACAATATCGGAGTAGCCTACGAAGCATTGGGCAGTTATGACAAGGCCCTGGAATCATACAAGAAAGCCTCTGACCTGGATCCGGCCAATGAGACCTATATTCAGGACCAGGCCGGAGTGCGGAATGCATACCGAAGAGGGCTGGTGCAATAAAAGGGGCAGTTCAATCACGATTTTCCGGCAAAAGGGAGCGTTTTACGCTCCCTTTTGCGTTAGATTTGACTTGACTTCCATAATTATTTATGGTAACATAACCCCCTTGCTTAAATACAGTTAGGCACATTAATTAAAATATCTCTTAAAGTAAAAATACTATCTATGCTGTTCCTGCTTAAGAAATTAGTAAGCTACACGCTTAACCCGATGACCATTATCCTGATGCTTTTTGCCGCAGGGTTGTTATTGTCATGGCAGAAAAAATACAAAAAAGCAGGTCAATGGCTGATTGTTTTGGGTATCGTGGCCTATGTTTTTGCCGGTTTTGGGTTGATTGGAAACAGACTGCTCAAGCGGCTGGAGAATAAATACCCGCCATTGCTTGATGCCTCCAGGGCTGTGGGGGCCAAGTGGGTGGTGGTGCTGGGGGCGGGAATGACCAGTGATTCCAAAGTTCCCTTAACCTCGCAGTTAAGCGAAGGATCGGCCATTCGCACTATCGAAGGCATCAGATTATGGCGTCAGCTGAAAAACTCCAAACTCCTCTTTTCCGGCGGAGCGGTGTTCAACATCCAGTCCGAGGCCTATGGCATGGCCGGGCTGGCCAGACAATTTGGTATTCCTGATACTGCGGTCAGTCTGGAGGATAAATCGTTGGATACAGACGATCAGGCCCGATTGATAAAAGTAATGGTTAAAGGGGATACCGTGGTGCTGGTGACCTCGGCTGCTCATATGCACCGCTCTGTTTCCTTGTTCAAAAAACAGGGAGTGGCGGTGATCCCGGCCCCCACTCATTATTTGATCAAAGAGGAGCCAAAGTTCAAACCCAATCGGTTGTTTCCCAATTCCGGAAACATCATAGCGGCCGAAACCCTGTTCCACGAATACCTGGGACTGGCCTGGTCCAAACTCAGAGGAAGGATATGATATTGCAATTCGTCGATGTTTTCATCCATCTGGACAAATACCTGACCACCATCATTCAGAACTACGGGACCTGGACCTATCTGATACTTTTTGCCATCATCTTCTGCGAGACCGGGCTGGTGGTGCTGCCTTTCCTGCCGGGTGATTCCCTGATCTTCGCCGCCGGGGCCCTGGCCGCTCTGGGGGCGCTGGACATCAAATGGCTGATCATACTGATGTGCCTGGCGGCGGTGGCCGGCGACACGGTCAACTACTGGATCGGCTGGTGGGTTGGGCCCAAGATCTTTCAGAAGGAGAACGTGAGACTGCTTAATAAAAAACACCTGATGGAGGCCCATGCCTTTTACGAGAAGTACGGCGGGATCACCATCATCCTGGCCCGTTTCATGCCCTTCGTCCGCACCTTTGCCCCGTTCGTGGCCGGCATCGGCACCATGTCCTACTGGCGCTTCATGTCCTACAACGTGGTCGGGGGGATCCTTTGGATCAACATCTTCGGCTGGATGGGGTACTATTTCGGCAACCTGCCATACATCAAAAAGAACTTCAGCCTGGTGATCCTGGCCATAGTGGTGATCTCGGTGATGCCGGCGGTGATCGAGTACTTTAAACGCAGGCAAAGAACAAATAACAGTAAATAAAACCAAAGATACCATGTCTGAATCCAACAAAGAAAAGTGGATGGCCTGGATCTCTCTGACCACCACCATACTGGCGGTTTGCGCGGCCATCAGCTCGCTTCGGGCCAGCAGCTATTCCACCAAAGTGCAGCTGACCAACACCAAGGAAGCCAGCAGCTGGGCCTATTTTCAGTCAAAAAGCATCAAACAGCATACCTGCGAAACCATGCACGATGTGATGCAGGCCAATCTGCTGGCCGCCACCAGCGCCAAAAGCAGGGAATACCTTGAGAATAAGCTGAAAATATACCAGGCTGACATTGTCCGGTACGATCAGGAGAAGAACCAGATAAAGACCGAGGCTGAGCAATTTGCCAAACAGCAGGATATTTTCAAAAAGCACGGGGCATCCTTCGGCCTGGCGGTGATACTGCTGCAGATAGCCATCATGCTGTCCTCCATGGGCGCATTGCTTAAACGGCAGCTGCTTTGGTTTCTGGGGCTTGGATTTGGCCTGTGGGGCATATTCAATATGCTTAACGGTTTCTTTCTTTTCATCTGACATCGGATTGCTGGCTCAGGCACATTGCAAACCAAACATAAAATACGGATATCATTATGAACCCGGTTCAAATATCGCATCTGGTAAAATACGAGGACCTGAACCACCACGGCACTTTGTTCGCCGGAAGAATGTCCGAGTGGATGGTGGAGGCCTGCTTCATCTGCGCGGCCCGGGCGGTGAAGAGGCCGGAGGACGTGGTCTGCGTCCAGGTCCACGGGATGAGCTTCATCAAGCCGGCCAGGCGGGGCGACATCATCCGGGTGGAATCCCAACTGGCCTACCTGGGGCAGAAGAGCATCACGGTCTACGGCCGGGTCTTCGCTAATCAGGATGCCGAACCGTACGTCACCAGCTTCGCCACCTTCGTCACCATCGACCAGCAGGGCAAGCCCTACGCCCACGGCCTGACCCTGACCCCGGAATACATCCAGCAGAACCAGGCCATACACCAAAAGGCCAGGGAACTGAGAAAATAGGGACCAAGCCGGGGGTATTATTATCAGGAAACCATGAAAGCAGGAATCGTATTTCAGTTTCCCATTCTTCCAAATCACCGTCTAATAGGTTATTTTATAAATCTGCGTTAATCAGCGTCCTATAAAATATAGGATTTGCATACCGCTTAAAAGCCGACTGGAAATAAATGAATTATCCCATCGTAGCCATCATCGGACGCCCCAACGTGGGCAAGTCCACCCTGTTCAACCGGATCCTCAAATCCAAGGCCGCCA from the candidate division TA06 bacterium genome contains:
- a CDS encoding YdcF family protein translates to MLFLLKKLVSYTLNPMTIILMLFAAGLLLSWQKKYKKAGQWLIVLGIVAYVFAGFGLIGNRLLKRLENKYPPLLDASRAVGAKWVVVLGAGMTSDSKVPLTSQLSEGSAIRTIEGIRLWRQLKNSKLLFSGGAVFNIQSEAYGMAGLARQFGIPDTAVSLEDKSLDTDDQARLIKVMVKGDTVVLVTSAAHMHRSVSLFKKQGVAVIPAPTHYLIKEEPKFKPNRLFPNSGNIIAAETLFHEYLGLAWSKLRGRI
- a CDS encoding FecR domain-containing protein, with the translated sequence MSGINKNNAGLLWLLAAVLLVSLTVTTVQLTAKATPVAKVSFVVGDVKTQKPEKNDWKKVTFDQPLAAGEKVKSTEDARAEIAFSDGSIIRVDANTQLAIEELSKSPKKGLSASGKVWSGKVWANVNKVSKKSKFELESPTAVAAVRGTVYRMTVMPDSSTKVAVYQGEVKVEVNPDFFANQKKKQGGREGEIEGPQEIAGPREVKLEQWIQIVKAQMEITINADGTYGIVNFNPIIDSQDEWVKWNQERDMKLGRKQ
- a CDS encoding class I SAM-dependent methyltransferase, encoding MNIFHPANLKDHQLLDSGRGQKLERFSGRLISRPEPNAVWEQKLDDSAWRKADARFVNGNWELNNWADKPWIFSYGNLKFELKLSPYKHTGIFPEQAVNWDWCGKLIRECGYRPNVLNLFGYTGAATVAAAAAGARVTQVDSSKPATLWARHNAALSGMEETSFRWIVDDCSKFVEREVKRKARYDAVIMDPPSFGRDHKGKIFRFGDDVPELIHNCGKILSDQPLFFLVNAYSTNFSSQALKNLLADILPLKKIECGELHLEVKDTGRSLPCSIFVRYG
- a CDS encoding tetratricopeptide repeat protein yields the protein MKKFLALAAVIVLAVVSCGPVIVLIRRTEKPRLEIPAIKRVAVVDFVDPYNRNLGPGVGNVLVSKLAEQGYYEMMEREKINSVMSEHKFNLTGAVDPNTVKLLGGLLGVDAIITGEILAYKVETSKRTEKVERKEGTGRYEEVEKTNPFNKKKYKVKEEIMKTVLVDEERTTKSGTVSINYRLIDIVSGKVVASKSQSASYNKWFKDNVPGDDQILSGLLNEVTDAFVGDISPHYVNVAKRLMKSKADPNDIGSKYAKAGEWQRAAEIWERSASSLPGDPGLWHNIGVAYEALGSYDKALESYKKASDLDPANETYIQDQAGVRNAYRRGLVQ
- a CDS encoding LPP20 family lipoprotein codes for the protein MFKKTLALLAILGFASLALAQVEQNIQGAGMIDWTDQSVKSTGIGALNPKLPPSAQRKNALRAAQLDAMRNMIETLNGVLLTSETTVENAMMSSDIIKTRVDGIVKNFRFTSKPRYMSDGSVEVDMEMLLTGKVGDVLYPEQMGGKTPTYQNLPSSFNAQEPQTYTGLIIDASATDAMPAMVPNVLDESGEGIYGEDFVPREAAVKNGVVIYAKTMEEARANAARVGSNPLVIKAVKSSGLNKADLIIADNDVENVAVIADNTDIYDNCRVIIVLKQ
- a CDS encoding outer membrane protein transport protein; this encodes MRKIGLVLAILALVALPAMAQDMNIMGAGARAHGMGGAFIAIADDATAISWNPAGIANLDRPEASAVGLFNMKTFKNEWSYNDPTIPYDTAGTAENSVSHIAPNFFSLAVPFKAADRNLVIAVAYNRMIDFGEAKSEDTLIGGIKYESSYKQTGGIDAISPAIAFQLTPKVSLGLTANIIVNGSTYTEEESGTDGYNYEYEETMDFSGFNMHMGMLAQVNKQLSLGLAYRMPFELTRESSWEWSETIPGIGTTTGDGEDLYEQTWTMPWMLGVGLAFRPSENMTLAFDYERRNFSSTEYTYGPSPSVEMGWNNVNQFRVGMEYLFVGPNAVFPIRLGFRTNPQVEYAIQRFTDASWIDTDDSTGMNGMVFTGGFGMKFGNIWLDLAAEYGITTVYSYEHTYWDNTIYKDETKENSLNLLASCIVHF
- a CDS encoding flagellar assembly protein T N-terminal domain-containing protein, yielding MKKILYSILSLLMFFGMAFAQEAMQTITTDGTASVLNGDKAQARDVATQDALRNAVEQVTGAVISSSTIVENAMVVEDNIYSKAKGYVKNYSIVSEGEADGGLSYNVTVKALVRSGAIKEDMADIIRGAGNPKLMVLITESNVGSSAIGGIDAQLGTAENTIIEAMRNKGFDFVDPETAEKSIRRDKALAALDGDAQAAAFIGERAGAEVIITGKSFAKEATAANDMLGGMKSIQATVSVKAFNTDDGRILVSKVETGRAVHIEEITGGTKAIEQASAKLADYLAEEIVKKFARGGNTVTLNVTGASNYDLYQELINILKYEVRGVKAVNDREITGNTGLVEVETKFNSSQLAQELLYKNFTKFSVKILSRTANRINLRLTAKKTRQATSQ
- the purF gene encoding amidophosphoribosyltransferase, translating into MCGVCGIFNHEKASEVLYLGLFALQHRGQDNAGMAVWDGQQSMIVKDKGLVFDIFKPGVLAELKGRMGIGHTRYPTAGDSSIANAQPHYAETREGRMVIVSNGDITNMLEQTRYLKSQGFTPYGSNDAEVIVASIACYYEQERDMAKAVKRMMETVLGSYSAILMFKGTMYVFRDPLGIRPLAMGHKGATRIFASESCAIDTIGGIFEREVAPGELLTVTDQGLESRILVDKKPYKHCVFEHIYFSRPDSVIFGESVAKKRFMMGQRLASEQYTGADFVMPVPDSSNNAALGFAEENGIPYKLALIRSHYIGRTFIGSTQEIRDFAVRLKFNPVKSIVAGKKAAVVDDSIVRGTTSKKIMGMIREAGAGQVHLRIASPPIKHPCFYGVDTPRISELIASTKSVEEIREFVGVESLNYLTLAGLKSCLERPQDFCFACLDGKYPIEPPSTK
- a CDS encoding DUF4337 domain-containing protein — encoded protein: MSESNKEKWMAWISLTTTILAVCAAISSLRASSYSTKVQLTNTKEASSWAYFQSKSIKQHTCETMHDVMQANLLAATSAKSREYLENKLKIYQADIVRYDQEKNQIKTEAEQFAKQQDIFKKHGASFGLAVILLQIAIMLSSMGALLKRQLLWFLGLGFGLWGIFNMLNGFFLFI
- a CDS encoding DedA family protein, which codes for MILQFVDVFIHLDKYLTTIIQNYGTWTYLILFAIIFCETGLVVLPFLPGDSLIFAAGALAALGALDIKWLIILMCLAAVAGDTVNYWIGWWVGPKIFQKENVRLLNKKHLMEAHAFYEKYGGITIILARFMPFVRTFAPFVAGIGTMSYWRFMSYNVVGGILWINIFGWMGYYFGNLPYIKKNFSLVILAIVVISVMPAVIEYFKRRQRTNNSK